AGTCTGATTAACGCAGACTTCTGCGTCGCCAGCTCTCTGATTGCCTACGGTGCCATCCTGGGAAAAGTAAGCCCCGTCCAGCTGATGGTTGTCACCTTATTTGGCGTCACGCTATTTGCTGTGGAGGAATACATCATCCTCGACCTTCTTCATGTGAGTCTCACCAAACACAATCATCCCACAGGAAACTTTCAAACGTTATTTATCTAGATCTTTTTTATGCTGCTTATTCCTACAGTGCAGAGATGCTGGTGGCTCCATGACCATTCACGCCTTCGGAGGGTACTATGGTTTGGCCATCTCCAGGGTCCTCTACCGACCAAACCTACACCAAAGCAAACGCCTCAATGGATCGGTCTACCACTCTGATGTCTTTGCCATGATAGGTGAGTGATTTATATTTGACAGTTTTAAACCTCACATGTCAGTGTTTTCTTTAGTTCATTTGGcatatataataatttatattcATCATTCTTAAACCTGCTCACTTGGTTGTAAATGTGCTAATCTAACTGTGGTTTGATTGACTTTGTCTCACAGGTACACTGTTTCTGTGGATGTTCTGGCCCAGTTTCAACTCGGCCATCACACACCATGGCGACGGACAGCTCAGAACAGTCATCAACACTTACCTCTCCCTCGCTGCCTCTGTTCTCACTGCAGTGGCCATCTCTAGCATGTCTCAGAAAAGAGGAAAACTGGACATGGTAATGCCATGTcactgaaaaacaacaaatctACAACCAATCATCTATTTATTTCTCATTTTCTCATGACTAACATGCTGTTGTACCTGACAGGAGCATATCCAAAATGCCACTCTGGCAGGTggtgttgccatgggaacatcaGGAGAGTTCATGATCACGCCTTATGGTTCACTAATCGTGGGTTTCTGCTGTGGCATCATCTCCACCTTTGGCTACATATTTATCACGGTGAGAATGCAATCTTTCACTTCCTAACTTTTAATCTGAGAGAACACTTGAATACTGGAAAtggaaactttaaaaaaagaggcataataaaaaagtaaaatgaagCCATCAGTTGTGGGTTGTATTACAGGAAAATAACAGGATTATAAGAAGTAATGACTCAGTTTAGGAGAAGGCACTACAATTAAATATAAGATAGAAAAAGTCCAATGAACTGATGCAAGGTGTTGTGGCACACTTCAAAAAGTTAGTGGCAGTACTGATGACTTTCGACCATTATTTAGTTAGAGGAGACATGTCTGTGTTTTCAAATGGATTTTGTAATGAGACACTTcacattaaatgtatttaaaacatgacccaaattaaattttaattaaaaaaattaaatattgatTCTGTGGTTTTAAAAACCTGATGAGGATTTTACATGCCATaagtacatacaaattacatgttttgagtttttaaaggcttattctgatGTTTTAGAGTCAGTAACTTGGATGAAATTAAAAGAATTTCTATACCACAATTATGTTCCTATGCCATTGTGGAGAAGGATTTCTAAATACATGCAGTCCATGATGGTGATATATAACGTATAGCATATTTAATTTGAACAGTTAAGTGAAAATATAAActttgaagaaacaagaaacAATATGagaaattacagtttttttgcaATGGTCAAGAATAATCATGACCTCTGTATTTTTTAATTGGTGACTACAACTACAACTACATCACTACAACACATCATGTTTTTTCTCATTCTCAGCCCTTTTTGGAGAAATACCTCAAGATCCATGATACATGTGGTGTCCACAACCTGCATGCTATGCCAGGGATGCTCGGCGGATTTACAGGTGCCATTGTTGCTGCAGCCGCCAGTGTAGAGGTCTATGGCAAACAGGGGTGAggcactggcacacacacacacacacacacacacatagacacacacacacacacacacacacacacacacacacacacacacacacacacacacacacacacacacacacacagcttgaaAGAACTGACCTTCCCTTTTTGTTAACTCTGACATAGTGAATGAAAGCACTCACTGACATGGAAGCACACACCCAAATTTCTGGTTGTGCAGATTAAGCGCTGATTGCTCGgattaaaagttattttttgttCCTAGGTTGATCGATACATTTGGCTTTGAAGGCGATTTTGCAACCAGATCTGTGTTAACCCAGGGAGGCTTCCAGGCTGCTGGCACATGTGTGGCTATTGCATTTGGACTTGTTGGAGGAGCAGTTGTTGGTGagtttgtaaaatgttttgtgtATTACAGTAATAAAACACGCAGGGAAACAGTTCAATATAAAGCAGTCTGTTTCAATAATTATGATAAAGAGATCCAGAGGCATGGCAAtgtttatttctctccacaTGTAGTGGGATGTCACTTACAGTAAAATAGTATATTTCAATgtcagtgtttctgtgtgttacaGTTAGGTaacatttagttatttattgatgatgtctttaaaaaaaaaaaaaaacatattcctTGAGTCCCAAATTGCTTGTTTAGCAGCCCAGGAATAATCAAATACAAGTTTCCTGAGATTTTAGCACTGACTACCCTGAGGATTAAAAGTTATttgattatattattttaagtgCAAAATAGGTTTTAACTGCATCATGGCCAAGAAAAAGGTATTGAAACTGAAGTGAGAAGTCTTGCTTAATGCCGTTTCCTTCTCTCTTCAAAGGTTTAATTCTGAAGTTCCCCATTTGGGGTGACCCTGCTGATGACAACTGCTATGATGATGAAGTTTACTGGGaggtaagagtgcttttcaacCACTAGATGGTGTTCTTGCCCCTTTTTTAAGAGTGAGCACACTATTAAATTATTCCAATGGATTTCTGGCTCATGATCTGATCCCATGTATCTGTTTCAGGTTCCTGAGGATGAGGAGACCATCCCTCCTGTTTTGGAGTACAACAACCACATGATACACAAGCACCAAGACATGTAAGCTAACTCACACTTACACATCCTCATTTACTACTTGCTCTCTTGAATTCTCATTACATTAAATGTGATTTATTCTTTTTGTTTGACAGATCTGAGTCAAACTTCTCTGTGGAGCAAAGTTAAAGGTCAACACCCTCATATCACATGGAACTTAATACAACTGTTATACAACACTAATTCATGAAGGAGCAACGCTGAAATTCAATTTTACAAGAAAGGAACAATATTTTTGACACACAGGTCCTCTGCCACTCGTCTTGCACCATTTACACATGATACATTTGTCTAACACCTTTGCCATTGATTGGAAGCTTAATGTTACAACGATGGAGACCAAATATCTCATTAATCGAAAAGTTATCCTGAATCAAAACTGTTATTATTTTAGAAGGAAATTTTAAACTATATTTGCTTTCTCTTTCACTTTGATTGAAACGTTATATTATTTGCAGATGCATAATGATATCATGAGAAGTCAACTGGTTATAATGCACAGAAGAACTGAGAAAAGTTTGTAGATATCTTATTGTACATCTTTTATCTTTAAGGAtaatttaatgtattattacatttttattgataATGTTTGCCATTTTATTTGTTATAAATGAAAAGTCTATTAACATACAGTTTATTTAGTTGTGCATGCAAATAAGAAGGCGTTAAGTGAataatcaatgttttttgtGCAGCCAAATtaggcaattttttttattgtatgtcttaCTTAGTTATTTCTTTC
This sequence is a window from Perca flavescens isolate YP-PL-M2 chromosome 1, PFLA_1.0, whole genome shotgun sequence. Protein-coding genes within it:
- the rhcga gene encoding rh family, C glycoprotein a, encoding MENCCEGVGNFFGRQKNTNIRVRLPAVCFIWQIAMIILFGVFVRYDHESDVQKWIAYKQSHNITSDIENDFYFRYPSFQDVHVMIFVGFGFLMTFLKRYSFSAVGFNFLIAAFGVQWALLMQGWFHTLDPNTGKIYIGIESLINADFCVASSLIAYGAILGKVSPVQLMVVTLFGVTLFAVEEYIILDLLHCRDAGGSMTIHAFGGYYGLAISRVLYRPNLHQSKRLNGSVYHSDVFAMIGTLFLWMFWPSFNSAITHHGDGQLRTVINTYLSLAASVLTAVAISSMSQKRGKLDMEHIQNATLAGGVAMGTSGEFMITPYGSLIVGFCCGIISTFGYIFITPFLEKYLKIHDTCGVHNLHAMPGMLGGFTGAIVAAAASVEVYGKQGLIDTFGFEGDFATRSVLTQGGFQAAGTCVAIAFGLVGGAVVGLILKFPIWGDPADDNCYDDEVYWEVPEDEETIPPVLEYNNHMIHKHQDISESNFSVEQS